The sequence below is a genomic window from Gammaproteobacteria bacterium.
ATCTCGTCGCAGCTGGTGCGCTCCGCCACCGGCAGGATCGTCTCGCGCGAGCGGTGCGCCGGTTCGTAATACGCGAGATTGATACCCTCGAAACCCACCACCTGCGGTTCGAAATCCTTGGGCGGGCCCACCTGCTTGATGAAATTGTCGATGGCCTGTGCCGCGCGGCGGCCCGCGCCGACGGCCTCGGTCACCGTGCCGCCCTGGCCGGTGGCGTCGCCGCCGGCGAACACGCCCGCATGGCCGGTCTCGCCCCAGCCGTCCGCATGCAGATGCGGGGCACCGTTGAGGATGGCCTCCAGCCCGGCGGGGTCCACCACCTGGCCGATAGCCGGAATCACCATGTCCACGTGCAGCACCGTCTCGGTGCCCTCGAAGGCGATGCGGTGCAGCCGGCCCTGTTCGTCGGGCAGCTTTTTCATGTGCACCATTTCCACACCCACCACCTT
It includes:
- a CDS encoding 4Fe-4S binding protein, translating into KVVGVEMVHMKKLPDEQGRLHRIAFEGTETVLHVDMVIPAIGQVVDPAGLEAILNGAPHLHADGWGETGHAGVFAGGDATGQGGTVTEAVGAGRRAAQAIDNFIKQVGPPKDFEPQVVGFEGINLAYYEPAHRSRETILPVAERTSCDEIDQGLSGGQVQNEARRCFSCGNCLACDNCFTLCPDSAVLKTREFAADGSHYVFDYDYCKGCGLCANECPCGYIRMVPEP